The following nucleotide sequence is from Burkholderia gladioli.
TAGAAGGCCGGGTCCTTGTTCTGGGCCAGCGCGGTGTTGCGCGGCACCGCCAGCGCCTCGTACTGGTAGTCGGTGAACATCGGCGGCAGGCCATCCTGGCTCGGCTTCGAGAGGTGGCAGCCGGCGCAGTTCGCCTTGTCCGGGTCGTTGAACAGGCGCAGCCCGTGCAGCTCGGCATGCGTGAGATGGGCCTTGCCCTCCAGCCAGCGGTCGTATTTGCTGTTGTAGGGGTGGAAGGATTGATCCTCGATCTGGTAGCGCGCGATCGCGAACATCACCTCCGAGATCGCCAGTTGCGGATCGTTGAACAGGTTGGCGCCGAACAACTGCTTGAGCGGGCCCGCGTAGCGGCTGTTCTCGACGCGTTTGGCGACGTCGGCGCCGTTGGTATTGGCCATTTCCACCGGATTGAGCAGCGGGCCGAAGGCCTGCTGCTGCAGCGTGTCGGCGCGGCCGTCCCAGAACAGGCCGCCTTGCGGCACCATCTGCGGCGCGGCCGAGACGCCGGCGGTCTTCTGGGCCTTCACCACGCCGGCGTTCTGGCTGGCGAGCTGCTGCACGGTGGGCGCCGCGTCGTTCTCGCCGGCATCGGGGCCGATGCTGAAGTTCGGTTGGCGGTACAGGTACATCAGCGAGGGCGGCGGGCGATAGCCCTCGAGCTTCATGTTCTGGCCACCGAGCTGCACGTCCAGGTCGTTCGGCGGGCCATAGGCATGCGAGGCGCTATGGCAGGAGGCGCACGAGAGCTTGCCGGACGCCGAGAGCATCGGATCGTTGAACAGCGACTTGCCGAGCAGGGCGACCGCCGACAGCGGCTGCACCGCGGGGCGTTGCAGCACCACCGGGTGCGGATTCGCGCCGGTCAGGTTCTCGACGATCTCGCCGACGGCCTCGGGCACGTCGGCCGGGAACGCGACCGCGTAGCCGGCATAGCCGATCGCGGCGGCGAGCGCCGCACCGAGCACGGTGTACGCGAAACCGCGCAGCGCGCGACGGCGCGGTGCCGGGGGGGAGGGAGGGACGGCGGGCGTGGCGGAAAGCTCGTTCATGCTGGTGTGGTCGATTCTTCCAGGGGGCCGCGAGGGCCACCGCACAGGCAAAAGGCCGGCGCTTGCGCGCCGGCCGCTTGTTTCGGTTCGTCGATCAGATCGCGATCAGTTCGACGGAGCCGTGGCGACTTGCGTGCCGAGCGTCGGATCGAGGAACAGGGCCGTGGTATTGGCCGAGCCCGTCGTGTTCAGCATGTCGGTGATGCTGCCCGCCGACGCGTCGAACGAACCGCCGCCCAGGCGTGCGCCGCCCAGCCAGTTGTCCTCGATGAAACGAACCACCGAAGCCTGCGTGATCTGCGTGTGGCTGACGAAGTTCGTCTTGGCCCACGGCGAGATCACCAGGAACGGGATGCGAGTGCCCGGACCGCAGCGGCCGTTGACCGGCTTGCCCGTCACGCCGTTCGGCTGCGAACCCGAGGTGCCGCACAAGCCGTTGCCGTTGACCTGGTCGACCGCGTCGAACGAGCCGTGCGTCGGTGCCGTGTAGGCGTGGTCGTACCAGCCGTCCGAGTCGTCGTAGGTGACGATCACGGCGGTGTTCTTCCAGTCAGGCTGCTGCATCAGGAAGTTGACCACCTTGGTCACGAACTGCTGCTCGTCGAGCGGATCGGAGTAGCCGGCGTGCGCGTCCTGCGCGGCCGGTGCCTTCAGGAAGCTGACCGACGGATAGTTGCCGGCCTTGACCGCCGCGAAGAAGTCGTCCGAGTCGTACTGGTGGTTCGCCGGCTCGGGCGTCTTGCCGTCGGCTTCGACGCTGGAGCCGATCGCCGCGATCGAGCTCGGGCGCGTGTGTTGCGGGTTCGAGGTCGAGGCGAAGTACTGGAACCAGTTGTGGTGCGGGATGTAGTCGGCCGTCGCGGCATTCACGGCGGTGGCGATCGTGCTGCGCGCGCAGCCCGTGGTGCCGTTGCCGTTGGTGGTCGACAGGTTGAAGCCGCCCATGAAGCCGCCCCAGGTGATGTTCTGCGCGTTCAGCAGGTCGCCGATGTTCCTGCCCTGCATCATTGCCTGGTCGGTCTTGCTTGAGCAGACGTCGTAGCCCGGGTCGACGTCGTTGATCATCGTGTAGCCGCTCTGGCCGTCATTGATGAAGTACGAGCTGGCGGCCAGCGTCGAGACCTGCTTCGAGGTCTTGACGATCTGCATGCCGTTGGTATTGCCCGATACCACTTCCAGCGCGCCCGGCGTCGACGGACCATAGGTGTCCGTGTACGCGTTGTCGTTCATCGAGAAGTGCTGCGCGTAGTTCCAGAGCGCCGTGACGGTGTTGCCGTCGAAGAAGCCCATCACCTGGCCCTTCGTGCCGAAGGCGCCGGCGCCGCCGGCGCTTGCCGTGCCGGTGAAGAGCGGGAACAGGTCGGCCGCGCCGTTGTCGTAGGCCTGCTGCTCCGCCGTGTAGGCGTGGTTCTGGTCGGCCGAGGCGGCTTGCGTGCGGTCGAGGCGGAACGGGTTCGCGGCATTCGTGCCGTTCTGGGTGTTCGTGAAGTTGCCGTTGGCCGTCAGCAGCGCGCCGGTCAGGCCGTTGATGCCCGGCGTGCCCGCGGCCGGCGTGAAGGCCGGTTCGCCCGCCGGGTTGGTCGCGTTCGGGTAGGAACCGAAGTAATGGTCGAACGACACGTTCTCGCCGTAGATCACCACCAGGTGCTTGATCGGCGTCGCGGTCTGCAGGGCGTCCTGCGACGACACCGTGCTGGCCGGCGGCGTGGTGGTCGTCGAGGGCGGCGTGGAACTGTCGGAGCCGCCACAGGCGTACAGCGCCAGCGCGGACGCGGCACAGGCAGTGGCGATCAGGGTTCGACGAAGCATTGTGTGAGACTCCATTGGAAAGGCCGTCTGTGTGTTGCGGACACCCCCGTGCGGACGGCGCGGACCATTGTTGGTAGCGGGCGGGGTCTACGCAGGGGATGGTCCCGCTGCGAAGTGCGTGCATTGAATCAGGTCGGTATGAAGCTGGCGGGAAGAGTTACTTTCGCGATCGTTACGCGCGTGTGACTCGATCATTACGACGGATTCGGAGGGGAAAGAGAGGTGAAGGCGGGGGCGGGCGACATCGTTTGCGAGGCCGCGCGTGGTCGGCCCGAGCCGAATTCGATCGATGACGCAGGCGTGATGAACGGATGACGATCGTGGGAAGAAACGCTTTCGTTGTTATTCTTTTTTCATAAACGAAGCATTTCATTTCGCGGCGGCAGCGCGCGTGGATCGCATGGATCGATGCCTCGGCCGCCTCGGCCCGAACCGGGCGGGGCCAGATCCGGCGCGGCTCCGATGTGACGGCGCGATGTCGGCCTCGTGAAAAAAACGGCAATCGGCTTCATGCCGGCGGCGCGCAGGGCAATGCCGCGTGCCGACAATCAATCGAAAGAATGAAAAAAGTTCGGTGAAAGCAATCCGACGCGATCTCAGGACTCGAGCGGCAGCGCACTGGTGCACTTGATTTCGTCGAGGCAGACGCTCGATTGCACGCCGCTCACGCCGGGAATCCGCATCAGCGTGTCGAGCAGGAAGTTCGACAGCCCCTTGAGGTCGCGCGCCACCACCTTCAGCACGTAGTCGATATCGCCCGTCACCGAGAAGCACTCCTGGATCTGCGTATGCTCGGCCACCAGCTTCTGGAAGGTCGCCAGGTCGCGGATATGGCCGCGCTCCATCTTCACCTGGACGAAGGCGGTCACGCCGAAGCCGAGCATCGCCGCGTCGAGCCGCGATTCGTAGCGGCGCACCGCGCCGATCTCCTCGAGGCGGCGATGGCGGCGCAGGGTCTGGGCCGCCGACAGCCCGACCGCCCTGGCCAGCTCGAGGTTCGAGATCCGCCCCTGCTGCTGGAGCACGCGCAGCAATTCCCGGTCGAGACGGTCGAGGCGCCCGCCGGCCTCGGATGAGGGTTCATGCATGTTGGTTTCCTGATTACCGCGATTCGCGAAATCCTATCTCGCCAAAAAGGGTAAATACGGGTTTCCGGCACAACCCCATTTCATCGCGCTGCGGCTACACTGCGTGCACGATTTTCGTGCGTGATGCCGTGGCCGGGCGAACCGGCGGCGGCCGCCGCGAGGATGGACGACCGCAAACCGTTACAATTGCGGATTTTCGGCGCGCAGCCAGCGCGCCCCGGGTGGTCCGGGGCGTTCGCCAGCCGGCGCCTGCATGGGGGACGACACGTGCCGCCTGGCCAGGGCGGATCGTACGGAGACGATATGGTTGAACACACACAGAACGAGAACGGTGGTCTGAAGCGAGGGCTCAAGAACCGCCACATCCAGTTGATCGCGCTGGGCGGCGCGATCGGCACGGGCCTGTTCCTGGGCATCGCGCAGACCATCCAGGCGGCCGGGCCGTCGGTGCTGCTCGGTTACGCGATCGCCGGCATCGTGGCCTTCTTCATCATGCGGCAGCTCGGCGAGATGGTGGTGGACGAGCCCGTGGCCGGCTCCTTCAGCTACTTCGCCGACAAATACTGCGGGCACTTCACCGGCTTCCTGTCGGGCTGGAACTACTGGGTGCTCTATATCCTGGTCAGCATGGCCGAGCTGTCGGCGGTCGGCCTCTACGTCCAGTACTGGTGGCCGGGCGTGCCGACCTGGGTCTCGGCGCTGGTGTTCTACGTGGTGATCAACCTGCTCAACTTCGTCAGCGTGAAGTCCTACGGCGAGACCGAGTTCTGGTTCGCCATCATCAAGGTGGCGGCGGTGGTCGGCATGATCGTGTTCGGCGGCTGGCTGCTGCTGTCGGGGCACGCCGGGCCGCAGGCGAGCGTGGCCAACCTGTGGCGCGAGGGCGGTTTCTTCCCGAACGGCGTGAGCGGCCTGACGATGTCGATGGCGGTGATCATGTTCTCGTTTGGCGGGCTCGAGCTGGTGGGCATCACCGCCGCCGAGGCCGACGATCCCTCGCGCAGCATCCCGCGCGCGACCAACCAGGTGATCTATCGGATCCTGATTTTCTACATCGGCGCGCTCGGCGTGCTGCTCTCGCTCTATCCGTGGCAGAAGGTGGTCACCGGCGGCAGCCCCTTCGTGCTGATCTTCCACGCGCTCGGCAGCGACCTGGTGGCGACCGTGCTCAACGTGGTGGTGCTGACGGCCGCGCTGTCGGTCTACAACAGCGGCGTCTATTGCAACAGCCGCATGCTGTTCGGCCTGGCCAAGCAGGGCAACGCGCCGCGCGCGCTGCTCAAGGTCAACCGCCGCGGCATCCCGGTGGCCGCGCTGGCCGTGTCGGCGGTCGCCACCGGCATCTGCGTGCTGCTCAACTACCTGATGCAGGGCAAGGCCTTCGGCTTCCTGATGGGGCTGGTGGTGTCGGCGCTGATCATCAACTGGGGGATGATCAGCTACATCCACCTGCGCTTTCGCGCCGCCAAGCGCGCGGCGGGCCAGCCCACGCAGTTCCGCAGCCTCGGATATCCGCTCACCAACTACCTGAGCCTGGTCTTCCTGGCCGCGATCCTGGTGGTGATGTACCTGACGCCCGAGCTGCGCCTGTCCGTCTATCTGATTCCGGTGTGGCTGATCGTGCTCGGAATCGGGTATCGTTTGCGGTCACGCCCCGCCAACGGTGCCACGCCCGGCGGCGTGTCGGCACATTGAAGCGCACCAGGGCGCATCCGTTTCCTCCCGATTGACCAGG
It contains:
- a CDS encoding cytochrome-c peroxidase, yielding MNELSATPAVPPSPPAPRRRALRGFAYTVLGAALAAAIGYAGYAVAFPADVPEAVGEIVENLTGANPHPVVLQRPAVQPLSAVALLGKSLFNDPMLSASGKLSCASCHSASHAYGPPNDLDVQLGGQNMKLEGYRPPPSLMYLYRQPNFSIGPDAGENDAAPTVQQLASQNAGVVKAQKTAGVSAAPQMVPQGGLFWDGRADTLQQQAFGPLLNPVEMANTNGADVAKRVENSRYAGPLKQLFGANLFNDPQLAISEVMFAIARYQIEDQSFHPYNSKYDRWLEGKAHLTHAELHGLRLFNDPDKANCAGCHLSKPSQDGLPPMFTDYQYEALAVPRNTALAQNKDPAFYDIGVCGPFRSDLKDQSQYCSMFLTPTLRNSATRHVFFHNGIYHDLQHVMDFYNERNTNPGKFYPRGADGKVHKYDDIPARYLANVDVTDAPFDRKFGDQPAMTQDDIKDIIAFLQTLDDDPLPSH
- a CDS encoding Lrp/AsnC family transcriptional regulator, which encodes MHEPSSEAGGRLDRLDRELLRVLQQQGRISNLELARAVGLSAAQTLRRHRRLEEIGAVRRYESRLDAAMLGFGVTAFVQVKMERGHIRDLATFQKLVAEHTQIQECFSVTGDIDYVLKVVARDLKGLSNFLLDTLMRIPGVSGVQSSVCLDEIKCTSALPLES
- a CDS encoding amino acid permease — translated: MVEHTQNENGGLKRGLKNRHIQLIALGGAIGTGLFLGIAQTIQAAGPSVLLGYAIAGIVAFFIMRQLGEMVVDEPVAGSFSYFADKYCGHFTGFLSGWNYWVLYILVSMAELSAVGLYVQYWWPGVPTWVSALVFYVVINLLNFVSVKSYGETEFWFAIIKVAAVVGMIVFGGWLLLSGHAGPQASVANLWREGGFFPNGVSGLTMSMAVIMFSFGGLELVGITAAEADDPSRSIPRATNQVIYRILIFYIGALGVLLSLYPWQKVVTGGSPFVLIFHALGSDLVATVLNVVVLTAALSVYNSGVYCNSRMLFGLAKQGNAPRALLKVNRRGIPVAALAVSAVATGICVLLNYLMQGKAFGFLMGLVVSALIINWGMISYIHLRFRAAKRAAGQPTQFRSLGYPLTNYLSLVFLAAILVVMYLTPELRLSVYLIPVWLIVLGIGYRLRSRPANGATPGGVSAH
- a CDS encoding phospholipase C; this translates as MLRRTLIATACAASALALYACGGSDSSTPPSTTTTPPASTVSSQDALQTATPIKHLVVIYGENVSFDHYFGSYPNATNPAGEPAFTPAAGTPGINGLTGALLTANGNFTNTQNGTNAANPFRLDRTQAASADQNHAYTAEQQAYDNGAADLFPLFTGTASAGGAGAFGTKGQVMGFFDGNTVTALWNYAQHFSMNDNAYTDTYGPSTPGALEVVSGNTNGMQIVKTSKQVSTLAASSYFINDGQSGYTMINDVDPGYDVCSSKTDQAMMQGRNIGDLLNAQNITWGGFMGGFNLSTTNGNGTTGCARSTIATAVNAATADYIPHHNWFQYFASTSNPQHTRPSSIAAIGSSVEADGKTPEPANHQYDSDDFFAAVKAGNYPSVSFLKAPAAQDAHAGYSDPLDEQQFVTKVVNFLMQQPDWKNTAVIVTYDDSDGWYDHAYTAPTHGSFDAVDQVNGNGLCGTSGSQPNGVTGKPVNGRCGPGTRIPFLVISPWAKTNFVSHTQITQASVVRFIEDNWLGGARLGGGSFDASAGSITDMLNTTGSANTTALFLDPTLGTQVATAPSN